The following nucleotide sequence is from Oncorhynchus gorbuscha isolate QuinsamMale2020 ecotype Even-year unplaced genomic scaffold, OgorEven_v1.0 Un_scaffold_6962, whole genome shotgun sequence.
CACGGTGGTGGGTGGAGcgcgagcacggtggtggctggagGCGTGCACGGTGGTGGGGTGCCTCACAGCACGGTGGGTGGCTGGAGCGGGGctgagcacggtggtggctgctggacagcacggtggtggctgctgagcgagcacggtggtggctgttgagtgagcacggtggtggctgctgAGTGAGCACGGTGGTGGCCTGCTGagcgagcacggtggtggctgttGAGTGAGCACGGTGGCTGCTGagcgagcacggtggtggctgttGAGTGAGCACGGTCGTGGCTGGAGCGAGCACTggtggctggagcgcgagcatggtggtggctgctgaGTGAGCACGGTGGTGACTGGAGCGACATGGTGGTGGCTGGGAGCCGAGCACGGTCGTGTCTGCTGAGCGAGCACGGTCGTGGCTGCTGAGCGAGCACGGTCGTCCCTGAGCTGAGCACGGTGGGTGGCTGGAGCGAGCACGGTCAtggctggagcgcgagcacggtggtggctgctgagcgagcacggcgatggctggagcgcgagcacgGCGATGGCTGAAGCGCGAGCACGGTCgtggctggagcgcgagcacggtcgtggctgctgagcgagcacggtcgtggctggagcgcgagcacggtcgtggctggagcacgagcacggtggtggctgctaAGCGAGCACTGTGGTGGCTGCTGAGCGAGCACGGCGGTGACTGGagcgagcacggtggtggctggagagcgagcacggtcgtggctgctgagcgagcacggtcgtggctggagcgtgagcacggtggtggctggagCTCGAGCACGGTCATGGCTGGAGCgtgagcacggtggtggctgcagAGCGAGCACGGTCGTGGCTGCTGAGCGAGCACGGCCGTGGCTGGAGCGAGCACGGTCGTGGCTGCTGagcgagcacggtggtggctgcagagcgagcacggtcgtggctggagcgcgagcacggtcgtggctggagcacgagcacggtggtggctgctgagcgagcactgtggtggctgctgagcgagcacggcggtggctggagcgcgagcacggtcgtggctggagcgcgagcacggtggtggctgctgAGCGAGCACTGTGGTGGCTGCTGAGCGAGCACGGCGGTGGCTGGAGCacgagcacggtggtggctgctgAGCGAGCACTGTGGTGGCTGGAGCacgagcacggtggtggctgctgAGCGAGCACTGTGGTGCTGCTGACCAGCACGGCggtggctggagcgcgagcacgGCACCGTGGCTGGAGCacgagcacggtggtggctgcgGGAGCGAGCACTGTGGTGGCTGCTGAGCGAGCACGGCGGTGGCTGGagcgagcacggtggtggctggagcgagcacggtggtggctggagCGAGCACGCTCgtggctggagcgcgagcacggtggtggctgagcgagcacggtggtggctggagCCGAGCACGGTGGTGGTGGATCAcggagcacggtggtggctggagcgcgagcacggtggtggctgctgAGCGAGCACGTGTGGTGGCTGCTGAGCCAGCACGGCCGTGGCCGGAGCgtgagcacggtggtggctggagCGTTGactgcatggtggtggctgctgaGTGAGCACGGTGACTGGAGCGATCATGGTGGTGGCTGATTTTCTAACGAGCACGGTCGTGCCTGCTGAGCGAGCACGCTGTGCCTGCTGAGCGGCACGGTCGTGGCTGGAGCGTGAGCACGGCAGTGGCTGGAGCGAGCACGGTCGTGGCTGGAGCgtgagcacggtggtggctggagcgcgagcacggtggtggctgctgAGCGAGCACGGCGTTGGCTGGAACGCGAGCACGGTCgtggctggagcgcgagcacggcggtggctggagcgcgagcacggcggtggctggagcgcgagcacggtcgtggctggagcgcgagcacggtcgtggctggagcgcgagcacggtggtggcagctgAGCGAGCACGGCggtggctggagcgcgagcacggtcgtggctgctgagcgagcacggtggtggctggagcgagcacggtggtggctggagCGCGAGCGCGGTCgtggctggagcgcgagcacggtggtggctggagcgcgagcacggtggtggctggagcgcgagcatggtggtggctgctgaGTGAGCATGGCGGTGACTGGagcgagcacggtggtggctggagagcgagcacggtcgtggctgctgagcgagcacggtcgtggctggagcgtgagcacggtggtggctggagcgcgagcacggtcgtggctggagcgtgagcacggtggtggctgcagAGCGAGCACGGTCGTGGCTGCTGAGCGAGCACGGCCATGGCTGGAGCGAGCACGGTCGTGGCTGCTGagcgagcacggtggtggctgcagAGCGAGCACGGACgtggctggagcgcgagcacgGTCGTGGCTGGAGCACGAGCACAGTGGTGGCTGCTAAGCGAGCACTGTGGTGGCTGCTGAGCGAGCACGGCggtggctggagcgcgagcacggtggtggctggagcgcgagcacggtggtggctggagCGAGCACGGTCGGGCTGGAGCgcgagcatggtggtggctggagcgcgagcacggtggtggggtggagcgcgagcacggtggtggctggagcgcgagcacgGTGGTGGGTGGATcgcgagcacggtggtggctggagcgcgagcacggtggtggctgctgagcgagcacggtggtggctgctgagcgagcacggtggtggctgttgagtgagcacggtggtggctgctgagcgagcacggtggtggctgttGAGTGAGCACGGTCgtggctggagcgcgagcacggtggtggctggagcgcgagcatggtggtggctgctgaGTGAGCACGGTGGTGACTGGAGCGATCATGGTggtggctggagcgcgagcacggtcgtggctgctgagcgagcacggtcgtggctgctgagcgagcacggtcgtggctggagcgtgagcacggtggtggctggagcgcgagcacggtcatggctggagcgcgagcacggtggtggctgctgAGCGAGCACGGCGATGGCTGGAGCTCGAGCACGGCGATGGCTGAAGCGCGAGCACGGTCgtggctggagcgcgagcacggcggtggctggagcgcgagcacggcggtggctggagcgcgagcacggcggtggctggagcgcgagcatggtggtggctggagcgcgagcacggtcgtggctggagcatgagcacggtggtggcagctgAGCGAGCACGGCggtggctggagcgcgagcacggcggtggctggagcgcgagcacggtcgtggctgctgagcgagcacggtggtggctggagcgagcacggtggtggctg
It contains:
- the LOC124029607 gene encoding putative uncharacterized protein ENSP00000383309, with protein sequence MLTQQPPPCSRSSHHRARSAATTVLAPATAVLAQQPRPCSLCSHHRAHAPAMTPTPCSLSSHHRARAPATTVLTLQPRPCSLQPLPCSRSSHDRAAQQAQRARSAGTTVLVRKSATTMIAPVTVLTQQPPPCSQRSSHHRAHAPATAVLAQQPPHVLAQQPPPCSRSSHHRAPHERARSSHHRARSSHHRARSSHRRARSAATTVLAPAATTVLVLQPRCRARAPATAVLVSSTTVLAQQPPPCSCSSHHSARSAATTVLVLQPPPCSLSSHHSARSAATTPPPCSRSTHHRARLATTVLAGLQPRPCTAPATTVLALQPPPCSRSSNRRARSAATTVLPRPRSRSSHHRARSSHHRARSAATTVLALQPRPCSLQPWPCSRSSHDRARSAATTVLSLQPSPCSRSSHHHARAPATDRATSSHRRARSAATTVLAQQPPPCSLSSTT